A single genomic interval of Isorropodon fossajaponicum endosymbiont JTNG4 harbors:
- a CDS encoding DNA adenine methylase: MGGLKQTGNYKLDCRFNKPKLIEKIRRIEKYKHRIHLYNQDAVKFMTNMDKTLPSNSIFCIDPPYYNKGSTLYTNFYQPKDHAELSNTVMKLKTPWILTYDNANEIRELYKTLTHYNFYLNYSAAQKRIGTELFIASPKVRITSDLGLEKIA, translated from the coding sequence ATTGGCGGTTTAAAACAAACCGGAAACTATAAATTAGATTGCCGATTTAACAAGCCTAAGCTAATAGAAAAAATTAGACGTATTGAAAAATACAAGCATCGGATACATTTGTACAATCAAGACGCTGTTAAATTCATGACTAACATGGATAAAACACTACCGAGCAACAGTATTTTTTGTATTGACCCTCCTTATTACAACAAAGGTTCGACTTTATATACCAACTTCTACCAACCAAAAGACCATGCAGAACTGTCTAACACCGTAATGAAATTAAAAACACCTTGGATTTTGACATATGACAATGCAAATGAAATACGTGAATTGTACAAAACACTAACACACTACAATTTTTATTTAAATTACAGTGCAGCACAAAAAAGAATTGGAACTGAGCTTTTTATTGCCAGCCCTAAAGTTAGAATAACAAGCGACTTAGGCTTAGAAAAAATTGCTTAA
- a CDS encoding YagK/YfjJ domain-containing protein — MNRVNRKCVVFDDKFQYKDETIIIQQGKQGAYVEILNSMFEQFDTALNIHKRILVHRFDLHPAYNTPTNEIIHPAYNTPTNEIIHPAYNTPTNEIISKFMDNLKKWIGRHYGIKHIGYGWAREQERAKNQHYHLVLLLDGDKIQHPKKLNVQIIEKWTPYGHCPVVLNPYYFVDKNNQAKRLEALYRASYLAKVRGKGHRDSQKPKIIQQVGLKEARICLISLKKVFRPAPRSLDPLLSLGTRKQPLGR; from the coding sequence GTGAATAGAGTTAATAGAAAGTGTGTGGTTTTTGATGATAAGTTTCAATACAAAGATGAGACCATAATCATTCAACAAGGTAAGCAAGGTGCGTATGTGGAAATACTAAATTCCATGTTTGAACAATTTGATACAGCCCTGAACATCCATAAAAGAATATTGGTTCACCGTTTTGACTTACACCCTGCTTACAACACACCCACCAATGAGATTATTCACCCTGCTTACAACACACCCACCAATGAGATTATTCACCCTGCTTACAACACACCCACCAATGAGATTATTTCAAAGTTTATGGACAATTTAAAAAAATGGATTGGCAGACATTACGGCATTAAACATATTGGTTATGGCTGGGCAAGAGAACAAGAACGAGCCAAAAACCAACACTACCATTTAGTTCTTTTATTAGATGGCGATAAAATTCAACACCCAAAGAAGTTAAATGTTCAAATTATAGAAAAGTGGACACCATACGGACATTGCCCAGTAGTATTAAACCCTTACTATTTTGTAGATAAAAACAATCAAGCAAAAAGACTGGAAGCACTATACAGAGCCTCGTATCTTGCCAAGGTGAGGGGCAAAGGACATAGAGACAGCCAAAAACCAAAGATTATTCAGCAAGTAGGCTTAAAAGAAGCAAGGATATGTCTTATCTCTCTTAAAAAGGTCTTTAGACCCGCTCCGAGGTCTTTAGACCCGCTCCTGAGTCTCGGAACGAGAAAACAACCTCTAGGGCGTTAG
- a CDS encoding type II toxin-antitoxin system PemK/MazF family toxin, which translates to MNDKTVNRFDVWLVSLNPTKGREINKTRPCVVVSPNELSALSTIIIAPMTTKGFEYPCRVSVKFQEKKGLILIDQMRAIDKSRLIKKLGVINQTTQQILCQCLQEMFAY; encoded by the coding sequence GTGAACGATAAAACAGTTAATAGATTTGACGTGTGGCTGGTTAGTCTTAACCCAACAAAAGGTAGAGAAATTAATAAAACTAGGCCTTGTGTTGTGGTTTCACCAAATGAACTTTCAGCCTTATCAACGATTATTATTGCTCCAATGACAACTAAAGGGTTTGAGTACCCTTGCCGAGTATCCGTAAAATTTCAGGAAAAGAAGGGTCTAATTTTAATAGACCAAATGAGAGCGATTGACAAGTCAAGACTGATTAAAAAATTAGGTGTCATTAATCAAACAACTCAGCAAATTTTATGCCAGTGTTTACAAGAAATGTTTGCGTATTGA
- a CDS encoding AbrB/MazE/SpoVT family DNA-binding domain-containing protein: MTYLIQIGNSQGIRIPKPIIEQAHLSGLELELKVVNEGLLIKPHKSITARDGWQESIKNHIKLFGKEQIDSEWLDATLVDDSDLE; encoded by the coding sequence ATGACATATTTAATTCAAATTGGCAACTCACAGGGTATTAGAATTCCTAAGCCAATTATAGAACAGGCACATTTAAGTGGTCTTGAACTTGAGCTAAAAGTAGTAAATGAGGGATTATTAATAAAACCTCATAAAAGTATAACAGCTAGAGATGGCTGGCAAGAAAGTATAAAAAACCATATAAAATTATTCGGCAAGGAGCAAATTGATAGTGAATGGTTGGACGCTACTTTGGTTGACGATAGTGACCTAGAATAG
- a CDS encoding helix-turn-helix transcriptional regulator yields the protein MKHIKLRQSVHSKVHTALRQFWLKQRDDKLGLSQRALAARLQVPRSLISKVETGR from the coding sequence ATGAAACACATTAAACTTAGACAGTCAGTTCATTCCAAGGTGCATACTGCTTTACGTCAGTTTTGGCTTAAGCAAAGAGATGATAAGTTAGGCTTGTCTCAAAGAGCCTTAGCAGCAAGGTTACAAGTACCCCGCTCTCTTATTAGTAAAGTTGAAACAGGACGATAG
- the pyrC gene encoding dihydroorotase, translating into MQFKMIQPDDWHLHVRSGAALKSIIGMTAAQMGRAIIMPNLNPPVTNATQARAYKEEILSALPKGSKFNPLMVLYLTDNTTPKDIQEAIDNGVVATKLYPAGTTTNSDSGVTDIAKLYPTLESMQKLGMPFLVHGEVTRSEVDIFDREAVFIDEVLTRVVSNFPELKVVFEHITTKDAVDFVLASHHKIAATITPHHLLANRNDMLVGGIKPHYFCLPVLKRKNPHQLALLDAATSGNTKFFLGTDSAPHAKTDKESVRGCAGIFTAHCAIELYATVFEHQNALDKLEGFASKFGADFYNLPHNTQTITLKKQDWTVPASYPFAHSDIVPFMATKILSWKLI; encoded by the coding sequence ATGCAATTTAAAATGATTCAGCCGGATGACTGGCATTTACACGTGCGCTCAGGCGCAGCATTAAAATCAATTATTGGCATGACGGCGGCGCAAATGGGCAGAGCAATTATTATGCCTAATTTAAACCCGCCTGTGACTAACGCTACTCAGGCGCGTGCTTATAAAGAAGAAATTTTATCTGCTTTGCCAAAAGGCAGCAAATTTAATCCATTGATGGTCTTATATTTGACCGACAACACCACGCCTAAAGATATTCAAGAGGCGATTGATAATGGCGTTGTAGCAACTAAGTTGTATCCTGCAGGGACAACGACCAATTCAGATAGTGGCGTGACTGATATTGCCAAACTGTATCCAACGCTGGAGAGTATGCAAAAATTAGGCATGCCATTTTTGGTGCACGGTGAAGTAACGCGTAGCGAGGTGGATATTTTCGACCGCGAGGCGGTGTTTATTGATGAGGTGTTGACTCGAGTGGTGAGTAATTTTCCTGAGTTGAAAGTCGTGTTTGAACACATTACCACTAAAGACGCTGTTGATTTTGTTTTGGCAAGTCATCATAAAATAGCAGCAACTATTACACCACACCATCTTTTGGCCAATAGGAACGATATGTTGGTAGGTGGTATCAAGCCACATTACTTTTGTTTACCAGTCTTAAAGCGTAAAAATCCGCATCAATTGGCACTATTAGACGCTGCAACCAGTGGCAATACTAAATTTTTCTTAGGTACAGATTCTGCGCCACATGCTAAGACGGATAAAGAATCTGTCCGCGGTTGTGCTGGTATTTTTACCGCACATTGCGCCATTGAACTTTATGCGACGGTTTTTGAACACCAAAATGCACTAGATAAGTTGGAAGGGTTTGCCTCAAAATTCGGTGCAGATTTTTATAACTTGCCTCATAATACACAGACCATTACACTCAAAAAGCAAGATTGGACTGTACCAGCAAGCTATCCTTTTGCTCATAGCGATATTGTGCCATTTATGGCAACCAAAATACTTAGTTGGAAACTTATTTAA
- a CDS encoding anhydro-N-acetylmuramic acid kinase: protein MANYIGLMSGTSLDGVDGVIIDETGRKILTQAYLPYSDKLKQSLLELTQNSKTSLENLANIDIQVAGYFADTVHLLLQQAGLEAKNIKAIGSHGQSIFHQGSKYSMQIGHGALIAEQTSITTVADFRMQDVAAGGQGAPLTPLYHQHMLSGKDGVIINLGGIANITHSFNGEVIGFDTGPANTLLDNWIKKNKGLDYDRDGIWSRSGLVNQSLLNSMLSDDYFHQEHPKSTGPEYFNLDWLSQHLNGTEPPEDVQRTLIELTVMSISANIPLGVDVYLCGGGVHNLFLFERLACQNPDNKVTLTNDLGVFVDYVEATAFGFFAQRTLAGLPSNLPSVTGAKGERVLGAIYAI from the coding sequence ATGGCTAACTACATTGGCTTAATGTCAGGCACCAGTCTTGATGGCGTTGATGGCGTTATTATCGATGAGACGGGCAGGAAAATATTAACTCAAGCCTATCTACCCTACTCTGACAAGCTAAAACAAAGCCTATTAGAGCTTACCCAAAATTCAAAAACCTCATTAGAAAACCTGGCTAATATTGACATTCAAGTGGCGGGTTACTTTGCTGACACAGTACATTTATTATTGCAACAAGCGGGGCTTGAGGCAAAGAATATTAAAGCAATCGGCTCACATGGGCAAAGCATTTTCCACCAAGGTAGCAAGTATTCAATGCAAATTGGCCACGGTGCATTGATTGCTGAGCAGACGAGTATTACCACAGTGGCTGATTTTCGTATGCAAGATGTGGCTGCTGGTGGGCAAGGTGCGCCACTCACACCGCTTTATCATCAGCACATGCTTAGTGGCAAAGACGGTGTCATTATTAATTTGGGTGGCATTGCTAATATCACCCACAGCTTTAATGGCGAGGTAATCGGGTTTGACACAGGTCCTGCTAATACATTACTAGACAACTGGATAAAAAAGAACAAAGGATTAGATTATGATCGAGACGGTATTTGGTCGCGTTCTGGGTTAGTGAATCAATCCTTATTAAACTCAATGCTTTCAGATGATTATTTCCATCAAGAACACCCTAAAAGCACAGGCCCAGAATATTTTAATTTAGACTGGTTATCGCAACATTTAAATGGCACTGAGCCACCTGAAGATGTGCAAAGAACTCTAATAGAGCTCACAGTAATGAGCATTTCTGCAAACATTCCCTTAGGTGTAGATGTATATTTGTGTGGTGGTGGTGTACACAATTTATTTTTGTTTGAGCGTTTGGCTTGTCAAAACCCTGATAACAAGGTTACACTGACTAATGATTTGGGCGTATTTGTGGATTATGTAGAAGCTACTGCATTTGGTTTTTTTGCCCAACGAACTTTAGCAGGTCTGCCGTCAAATTTACCATCAGTAACAGGCGCTAAGGGTGAAAGAGTGCTAGGAGCGATTTATGCAATTTAA
- the secA gene encoding preprotein translocase subunit SecA, whose product MSIINKVLSKIVGSRNDRLIKVLYKTVGQITELEPNMQALSDEQLKSKTQEFKDRINNQEPLDSILVEAFAVIREASIRVLGLRHHDVQLIGGMVLNDGNIAEMGTGEGKTLVATLPAYLNALSGKGVHIVTVNDYLATRDAQWMGKVFDFLGMSVGIITSNMAHEDKQAAYLCDIAYATNNELGFDYLRDNMAFTSEQKVQRVLNFAIVDEVDSILIDEARTPLIISGPADDYAQIYQAINHMIPNFTKQTESGEGKEIVIEVAGDYTVDEKHKQVFLTDDGHGKAERLLIDADALPEGASLYDANNILLMQHINSALRAHILFQKDVDYIVQDDEVVIVDEFTGRTMPGRRWSEGLHQAIEAKEGVSIKKENQTLASITFQNYFRLYATLSGMTGTADTEAVEFQDIYGLETVVVPPNKPSARADKSDQIYLTTQEKFEAIALDVANCQQTGQPVLVGTSSIENSELISALLEKNNIKHEVLNAKQHEREAVIIANAGSIGAVTIATNMAGRGTDIVLGGKLPEEATDKQKIDWQIQHDDVIKAGGLHIVGTERNESRRVDNQLRGRSARQGDVGSTRFYLSLEDNLMRIFASEKMASMMQRLGMEKGEAIEHKMVNRAIENAQRKVEGMNYDARKHLLEYDDDANDQRKVIYKLRDDLMSVSDVQDHFISIREKVIEQLFADYISAELMEEDWDVEGLHNALKSDYSADFPLQQWLDEGIDIDELQSRIIQGLSTICDHKEDMVGTEPMREFEKAVMLQTLDHYWKEHLAAMDYLRQSVNLRGYAQKNPTQEYKRESFAMFTSLLDTINIEIVKSLSSVTINENTDASDVEQQNNEGAQAQHEEVGTLGVDDAEVETAQQNTYQREEKKVGRNDPCPCGSGKKYKKCHG is encoded by the coding sequence ATGAGTATTATAAATAAAGTTTTATCAAAGATTGTTGGTTCTAGAAACGATCGACTCATCAAGGTATTATACAAAACTGTTGGTCAAATTACTGAATTAGAACCAAACATGCAAGCGCTTAGTGACGAGCAACTTAAGTCTAAAACCCAAGAATTTAAAGACAGAATTAACAATCAAGAACCCCTAGATTCAATCCTTGTTGAGGCATTTGCCGTAATTCGCGAAGCATCAATACGTGTACTAGGCCTTAGACACCATGATGTGCAACTCATTGGCGGTATGGTGCTTAATGATGGCAACATCGCAGAGATGGGTACAGGCGAAGGTAAAACTTTAGTGGCAACTTTGCCTGCTTATCTTAATGCGCTTAGTGGCAAAGGCGTACACATAGTTACTGTGAATGATTACTTAGCAACTCGTGATGCGCAGTGGATGGGTAAGGTGTTTGATTTTTTAGGCATGAGCGTAGGCATTATTACCTCAAATATGGCACATGAAGATAAGCAAGCCGCTTATCTGTGTGACATTGCCTATGCAACTAATAATGAGCTAGGTTTTGATTATCTTCGTGACAATATGGCATTTACTTCTGAGCAAAAAGTGCAACGCGTGCTTAATTTTGCCATTGTGGACGAGGTGGATTCGATTTTAATTGACGAGGCTAGAACGCCTTTGATTATTTCTGGCCCAGCAGATGATTATGCGCAAATTTATCAGGCCATTAATCATATGATTCCTAATTTTACCAAGCAGACAGAAAGTGGCGAAGGCAAGGAAATAGTCATCGAAGTGGCAGGTGATTACACCGTTGATGAAAAGCACAAGCAAGTATTTTTGACTGACGATGGCCACGGCAAAGCCGAGCGTTTGTTAATTGATGCTGATGCCTTACCAGAGGGTGCTAGTCTTTATGATGCGAACAATATTTTGCTAATGCAGCATATTAACTCAGCATTACGTGCACATATTTTATTCCAAAAAGATGTGGACTATATTGTGCAAGATGACGAGGTTGTGATTGTTGATGAATTTACTGGCAGGACTATGCCAGGTCGTCGTTGGTCAGAAGGGCTACATCAGGCCATTGAAGCCAAAGAAGGGGTGAGCATTAAAAAGGAAAACCAAACGCTCGCCTCAATTACTTTTCAAAACTATTTTAGACTTTACGCAACACTTTCAGGCATGACAGGCACTGCCGATACTGAAGCTGTAGAATTTCAAGATATTTACGGACTGGAAACTGTGGTTGTTCCACCTAACAAGCCGTCTGCACGCGCAGACAAATCAGACCAAATTTATTTAACAACGCAAGAAAAATTTGAAGCCATTGCGCTTGATGTTGCTAATTGTCAGCAAACTGGACAGCCAGTTTTGGTGGGCACTAGTAGTATTGAAAATTCAGAATTAATTTCCGCCTTATTAGAAAAAAATAACATTAAACACGAAGTTTTAAATGCCAAACAACACGAACGAGAGGCAGTTATTATTGCCAATGCCGGTAGTATTGGTGCAGTGACCATTGCGACCAATATGGCAGGTCGAGGTACGGATATTGTGCTCGGTGGTAAGTTGCCTGAAGAGGCAACGGATAAGCAAAAAATCGATTGGCAAATTCAGCATGATGACGTTATTAAGGCAGGTGGTTTGCATATTGTAGGCACAGAGCGTAACGAGTCACGCCGAGTGGATAATCAATTACGAGGTCGTTCTGCACGTCAGGGGGATGTGGGTTCAACGCGTTTTTATTTGTCGTTAGAAGATAATTTAATGCGTATTTTTGCCAGCGAAAAAATGGCCTCTATGATGCAAAGATTGGGCATGGAAAAAGGCGAGGCGATTGAGCACAAAATGGTCAATCGAGCCATTGAAAATGCCCAAAGAAAAGTAGAAGGTATGAACTATGATGCACGTAAACACCTTTTAGAATATGATGATGATGCCAATGACCAAAGAAAAGTTATCTATAAGTTACGTGATGATTTGATGAGTGTTAGCGATGTTCAAGACCATTTTATCAGTATTAGAGAAAAAGTTATTGAGCAGCTTTTTGCAGACTATATTTCAGCCGAATTGATGGAAGAGGATTGGGATGTTGAAGGCTTGCATAATGCACTAAAATCAGACTATTCAGCCGATTTTCCATTACAACAATGGCTTGATGAGGGTATTGATATTGATGAATTGCAATCAAGAATTATCCAAGGACTCAGCACAATTTGTGACCACAAAGAAGACATGGTTGGTACTGAGCCTATGCGTGAATTTGAAAAAGCAGTTATGTTGCAGACCCTCGATCACTATTGGAAAGAGCATTTGGCAGCCATGGATTATTTACGCCAAAGTGTTAATCTACGTGGTTATGCGCAAAAAAACCCAACGCAAGAATATAAGCGCGAATCGTTTGCTATGTTTACCTCGCTGCTAGACACCATTAATATTGAAATTGTTAAATCTCTATCAAGCGTCACCATTAATGAAAATACTGACGCCTCAGATGTTGAACAGCAAAACAATGAAGGTGCGCAGGCTCAGCATGAAGAAGTTGGAACGTTGGGTGTTGATGATGCCGAAGTAGAGACCGCCCAACAAAACACATACCAAAGAGAAGAGAAAAAAGTAGGGCGAAACGACCCCTGCCCTTGTGGCTCAGGCAAAAAATATAAAAAGTGTCATGGCTAA
- the petA gene encoding ubiquinol-cytochrome c reductase iron-sulfur subunit gives MSEQEIDLKKRRFLTGATSVVGAVGVGFVLVPFLSSWMPSARAKAAGAPVDVDISKLDNGQLVRVLWRKKPVWIFKRDKITIENLSTLDSVLTDPDSNELSQQPEYAKNLYRSINPDIAVIVGVCTHLGCSPTYRPELGAADLGGDSWKGGFYCPCHGSKFDLAGRVYAGVPAPTNLVIPPYHFVADSLIRIGIDPKA, from the coding sequence ATGTCAGAACAAGAGATAGACTTAAAGAAAAGGCGTTTTTTAACGGGCGCTACAAGCGTGGTTGGTGCGGTAGGTGTTGGTTTTGTACTGGTGCCCTTTTTATCATCATGGATGCCTTCAGCAAGAGCAAAAGCTGCTGGTGCGCCCGTTGATGTTGATATTAGCAAGTTAGACAATGGACAATTGGTTAGAGTTCTATGGCGGAAAAAGCCCGTTTGGATTTTTAAGCGTGACAAAATAACCATTGAAAATTTAAGCACGCTGGACAGTGTCTTAACCGACCCTGATAGTAATGAGCTCTCTCAACAACCAGAATACGCTAAAAATCTTTATCGCTCAATCAATCCTGATATTGCCGTTATTGTTGGCGTTTGCACCCATTTAGGCTGTTCGCCAACCTATAGACCTGAACTGGGTGCTGCCGATCTTGGTGGAGATTCATGGAAAGGTGGTTTTTACTGCCCTTGCCATGGCTCTAAGTTTGACTTAGCAGGCAGAGTTTATGCGGGCGTTCCAGCACCAACAAATTTGGTCATTCCGCCTTATCATTTTGTCGCCGATTCTCTCATTCGAATTGGCATTGACCCAAAAGCATAA
- a CDS encoding cytochrome b — translation MDNNKNWIDQRFPLTKVWNEHLAEYYTPRNFNFWYFFGSLAMLVLVMQIVTGIFLTMHFKPDAAYAFASVEYIMRDVDWGWLIRYLHSTGASAFFIVIYLHMYRGLLYGSYKAPRELIWILGMVLYIALMAEAFMGYVLPWGQMSYWGAQVIISLFGSVPVFGPDILTFILGDYAVGDPALNRFFSLHVIALPLILVILVFLHIVALHTVGSNNPDGIEIKKNKDKDGTPKDGIPFHPYYSVKDIVGVVVFLMIFSAVVFFAPAMNGYFLENANFIEANPLKTPDHIAPLWYLTPFYSVLRAIPPMFGSQFPGVVGMFAALLILIALPWLDRSSVKSIRYRSWPYKVALGIFVISFVALGYLGMQPVTPINVLLARVFTVTYFGFFILMPWFTSIGKTKPVPTRVTE, via the coding sequence ATGGATAACAACAAAAACTGGATTGATCAAAGATTCCCACTAACCAAAGTTTGGAACGAGCATTTAGCAGAATATTACACCCCTAGAAATTTTAATTTTTGGTATTTTTTTGGCTCGTTAGCCATGCTGGTATTGGTCATGCAGATTGTAACAGGCATTTTCTTAACTATGCATTTTAAGCCTGATGCGGCGTATGCCTTTGCTTCAGTTGAATACATTATGCGTGATGTTGACTGGGGTTGGCTCATTCGCTACCTACACTCAACAGGCGCCTCTGCTTTTTTTATTGTTATTTATTTACACATGTATCGTGGCTTGCTTTATGGTTCATATAAAGCCCCACGTGAGTTGATTTGGATTTTAGGCATGGTGCTATATATTGCATTAATGGCGGAAGCCTTTATGGGCTATGTATTGCCGTGGGGACAAATGTCATATTGGGGTGCACAAGTTATTATCTCTTTATTTGGCTCAGTGCCTGTATTTGGTCCAGACATCCTAACTTTTATCTTAGGTGACTATGCGGTTGGCGACCCTGCTCTAAACCGCTTCTTTTCATTACACGTGATTGCTTTACCGTTGATTTTAGTTATTTTGGTGTTTTTGCACATTGTGGCATTACACACAGTAGGCTCAAACAATCCAGACGGGATAGAAATCAAGAAAAATAAAGACAAAGATGGCACTCCTAAAGATGGCATTCCGTTTCACCCATACTATAGTGTTAAGGATATTGTGGGCGTGGTGGTATTTTTAATGATTTTCTCAGCTGTTGTGTTTTTCGCTCCAGCAATGAATGGCTACTTCTTAGAAAATGCCAATTTTATTGAGGCAAACCCACTTAAAACACCTGATCATATTGCACCACTTTGGTACTTAACGCCTTTTTACTCAGTATTAAGAGCTATTCCACCCATGTTCGGTTCACAATTCCCAGGCGTTGTTGGTATGTTTGCAGCACTATTAATTTTAATTGCACTACCGTGGTTAGACAGATCTAGCGTAAAGTCAATCCGCTATCGCTCATGGCCTTATAAAGTCGCCCTAGGGATTTTTGTGATTAGTTTTGTCGCACTTGGCTACTTAGGTATGCAGCCAGTAACACCCATTAATGTGCTACTAGCAAGAGTATTTACAGTCACTTATTTTGGATTCTTTATCTTAATGCCTTGGTTTACCTCCATTGGAAAAACCAAACCAGTGCCAACAAGAGTAACGGAGTAA